The Nitrospirota bacterium genome includes the window GGTGCATCTGGAGAAAAGAGTGTTGTCTATACCGAGATGATCCCTCTTCTTATCGAGGCTGTCAAGGAACAGCAGAAGACCATTGAAAAGCAGAATAAAGAGATAGAGGAACTGAAAGCAGGCGTTAAGAAAGCCCTGTCACCCAATCTGACGGCAGAACAACGCTGGCAGTAGGAAAGTTGCAAGGGAGTAAATAACTGTTGTGAATGAGCAAATGGAAGGCCTTTCTTGATTATATAGAAGGGCCTTCCATATTTTTTTGCAGCATCAAATTTCCCATAGCCTTCTTGCAAAATCTGTCATATTCGGATAGTATTTTATACATTCGCAATTAAAAATAATTGATATGAAAATTAGTTTACAAAATCTCCTCTTACCCCTGAAGGGTAAATAAATATCCCAGGGAGAAAGAGAGATTTTTGCAGGAGATATTAATTGAAGGCATCATATAAATGGCTTAAGGAATTTGTTGATTTTAAATTATCACCTGATGAACTGGCCCATGCCCTTACAATGTCCGGGTTTGAAGTTGAGGGCATGGAGGAGATCGAGGGCGATGCCATTCTTGATATCAACGTCACTCCTAACAGGCCTGACTGTCTCAGTATCACCGGCATTGCGCGCGAGATATCCGCGATCTTAGAAATTCCTTTAAATATAAAATCTGTTGAGATCCGGGAGCAGGAGGGCAGGGGGCCTGAAGTTGAGATCAAAGATCCTCACCTTTGTCAGAGATACGCATCAAGATTAATTCACGGTGTGAAGATCGCACCTTCACCTGAATGGCTTACAAAGCGTCTTGAGTCTCATGGGGTTAAAGTAATCTGTAATGTTGTGGACATTACAAACTATGTTCTTATGGAAATGGGGCAGCCCCTTCACGCGTTTGATCTTGATAAATTAGCAGGTGGGAAAATAGTCGTCAAGACAGCGGGCACTGAGAAAAGTTTCCGGACTCTCGATAGCGAAGATAGGAATTTAAAGGAAGATATGCTTTTGATATGGGACGCTGAAAAGCCGGTTGCTTTAGCCGGGATCATGGGCGGATTGAATACCGAGGTGTCTTCCGAAACAGTTAATGTACTTCTTGAAAGCGCCCATTTTGATCCTGCGTCAATAAGACCTACTGCCAAGGGTGCTAATCTCACAACCGAATCCTCTTACAGGTTTGCCAGGGGAGTGGATATAAACAATATTACAAAAGCCCTTGACAGGGCTGTAAAGATGATCGCTGAAATTGCGGGAGGACGAGTTTCACAATTGACTGATGTTTATCCTGAACCATATGTTCCCAGGCAGGTTCCGGTAAACTTTAAAAAGATAAATTCCCTGCTTGGAATTCAAATTGATGAAACGATTATCCAAAACATCTTAAACAATATCGGTCTTGGCATTAAAAGAGAAGGGGATGTTCTTCTCGTTACTCCTCCAAGTTTCAGGCAGGACATTCAGAGAGATGTTGATATCGTAGAAGAGATAGCGCGATTGTACGGATACGACAAAATTCCTGTAACGCTGCCGAGTATCAAAATGCGTCCCGCCCCTGTGAACAAGAGGCAGGACCTCATCAGGACCATAAAAAATTCCATGTCCAAATCAGGATTGTCTGAGGTGATCAATTACAGCTTT containing:
- a CDS encoding phenylalanine--tRNA ligase subunit beta: MKASYKWLKEFVDFKLSPDELAHALTMSGFEVEGMEEIEGDAILDINVTPNRPDCLSITGIAREISAILEIPLNIKSVEIREQEGRGPEVEIKDPHLCQRYASRLIHGVKIAPSPEWLTKRLESHGVKVICNVVDITNYVLMEMGQPLHAFDLDKLAGGKIVVKTAGTEKSFRTLDSEDRNLKEDMLLIWDAEKPVALAGIMGGLNTEVSSETVNVLLESAHFDPASIRPTAKGANLTTESSYRFARGVDINNITKALDRAVKMIAEIAGGRVSQLTDVYPEPYVPRQVPVNFKKINSLLGIQIDETIIQNILNNIGLGIKREGDVLLVTPPSFRQDIQRDVDIVEEIARLYGYDKIPVTLPSIKMRPAPVNKRQDLIRTIKNSMSKSGLSEVINYSFLNPDTLDKLNIPFGDKRRNLILVKNPLKKEEAAMRTTLLPSLLNNVRLNLNRGEKALRFFEVSKVFLPSDNKLPDEVIQLAAIYNKDMSASLYGNKHDGFYDLKGALENLLRDINITGYRFEQGLTPVEPYLHPGKSCSISIGSETMGSLGTIHPRVLESFDIKGNLIMFEIYNVEKLLEYISYKTTFISLPKFPYVERDVAIIVSKDITAEQAQEEILNVDSDLIESVTLFDIYTGKPIPDDKKSLAFSIRYRMADKTLTDEEVDSLHSVIVERLKNILNAEMRS